The following coding sequences are from one Oceanidesulfovibrio indonesiensis window:
- a CDS encoding sigma-54-dependent transcriptional regulator gives MLPDDLRNARILIVEDDKGLGSLLVEELEDAGLQVRWAASGEEALAVLSTFHADVVVCDLWLPGMDGLQLMESVKSRAENIEPGFLIITAFGTIPKAVEALKAGAEDFLTKPLDLERFMLRIQRLLETRRLREEVARFRELLGMEGFHGMHGQSRPMLSLFDQIRQVASASGPVLIVGESGVGKELVARAIHQESERRKEAFIAVNCAGIPENLMESEFFGHTPGAFTGAQKQRQGLFQAAEHGTLLLDEIAEMPLYMQPKLLRTLQEGTIRPVGGNTEQPVDTRIVAATNRDLEEEVREGRFREDLFYRLEAFTLRVPPLRERGEDTALLAAFFLNKHSIRMNKKGLRFSEKALRFLQDYQFPGNVRELENAIERAVTFCDGATVRYEDLPGRMREHPASLPRSPHGQPALPATLTDSLAPLAEVEQRYILHVLDQVGGNKRKAAEILGISRRTLYRRLDPDES, from the coding sequence ATGCTGCCGGATGATCTGAGGAACGCGCGCATCCTCATCGTGGAGGACGACAAGGGACTGGGCAGCCTTCTCGTGGAAGAGCTGGAGGACGCCGGGCTCCAGGTCCGATGGGCCGCAAGTGGCGAGGAAGCGCTCGCCGTGCTGTCCACTTTTCATGCCGATGTGGTGGTCTGCGACCTGTGGCTCCCCGGCATGGACGGCCTGCAGCTCATGGAGTCCGTGAAATCACGGGCCGAAAACATCGAACCTGGCTTTCTCATCATTACGGCCTTTGGCACCATCCCAAAGGCCGTGGAAGCGCTCAAGGCCGGGGCCGAGGACTTCCTGACCAAACCGCTTGACCTCGAACGGTTCATGCTGCGCATCCAGCGCCTTCTGGAGACGAGACGGCTCCGCGAGGAGGTCGCGCGGTTTCGCGAGCTGCTCGGAATGGAAGGTTTCCATGGCATGCACGGCCAGAGCCGGCCCATGCTGAGCCTGTTCGACCAGATACGCCAGGTGGCCTCGGCAAGCGGCCCGGTGCTCATCGTGGGCGAAAGCGGAGTGGGCAAGGAGCTCGTGGCCCGCGCCATCCACCAGGAAAGCGAGCGTCGCAAGGAAGCCTTCATCGCCGTCAACTGCGCCGGCATTCCCGAGAATCTCATGGAAAGCGAGTTCTTCGGCCACACGCCGGGCGCCTTCACCGGAGCGCAGAAGCAACGCCAGGGGCTGTTCCAGGCTGCAGAGCACGGCACCCTGCTTCTGGACGAGATCGCCGAAATGCCGCTTTACATGCAGCCGAAGCTCTTGCGGACGTTGCAGGAAGGAACCATCCGGCCGGTGGGAGGAAACACGGAACAGCCGGTGGACACGCGCATCGTCGCCGCCACGAATCGCGACCTGGAAGAGGAGGTGCGCGAGGGCCGATTCCGCGAGGATCTTTTCTACAGGCTTGAGGCGTTCACGCTGCGCGTGCCTCCGCTGCGCGAGCGAGGGGAGGACACCGCGCTTCTGGCCGCATTCTTCCTCAATAAGCACAGCATCCGCATGAACAAAAAGGGTCTCAGGTTTTCCGAGAAAGCTTTGCGCTTCCTCCAAGACTATCAGTTTCCTGGAAACGTGCGGGAATTGGAGAACGCCATCGAGCGCGCCGTGACGTTCTGCGACGGCGCTACCGTCCGATACGAAGACCTGCCGGGTCGGATGCGGGAACACCCCGCGTCCCTGCCGCGTTCTCCCCATGGCCAGCCAGCCCTTCCCGCAACACTCACGGACTCGCTCGCTCCACTGGCCGAGGTCGAGCAGCGTTACATCCTGCACGTGCTGGATCAGGTCGGCGGCAACAAGCGAAAGGCGGCGGAGATTCTGGGGATCAGCCGGCGGACGCTGTACAGACGGCTGGACCCGGACGAATCGTGA
- a CDS encoding sensor histidine kinase — protein sequence MFHKVSLRLALIIFVVAPQAIALFIFGYSGLHVLEGHVEKRMQKDLELVARAIQLPLSYALERDRMGSVVQALESAFSIGRVYSAYVYDNAGKTIAVAGLNDPNPEAGRLTKVAAEGKEHGEYGKVAGQEVYSYFVPLTGTGGQINGLLQLTRKGNDFRQDLMRIRIQGVFWLLASVLVISLLVVFGHNKILGGHVGRLYATMRRVAAGDRSCRVQPSGPRETTQLGRGLNSMLDSMDRAEQEIEQRRAMQRELEQRLRQSEKLAAIGQVAAGVAHELGTPLSVIDAKAQRACRKIPPDSYEARTMLQIREEARRMELIIRQLLNFSHRGALRYRKLNPEDVARSAAGALEHEADQRNIQLLLEGQSDCEGFEADPIRIEQVLANLLRNALQAPNARRVRLSWRCGTDGGAVFTVDDDGDGIDPDSARRLFEPFFTTKSPGEGTGLGLALAQSIVEEHGGHLATERSDLGGARFVVTLPARPPQIQANEDQNHAAG from the coding sequence ATGTTTCACAAAGTAAGTCTGCGATTGGCTCTCATCATTTTCGTCGTGGCTCCGCAGGCCATCGCCCTTTTCATATTCGGATACAGCGGACTCCATGTGCTTGAAGGGCATGTGGAAAAGCGAATGCAGAAAGATCTGGAACTGGTCGCGCGGGCCATTCAGCTGCCGCTGAGCTATGCCCTGGAGCGGGACAGGATGGGCAGCGTGGTCCAGGCCCTGGAGTCCGCTTTTTCCATAGGCCGCGTCTACAGTGCCTATGTATACGACAACGCTGGTAAAACAATTGCTGTCGCCGGCCTGAACGACCCGAACCCGGAGGCCGGCAGATTGACCAAAGTGGCTGCCGAGGGAAAGGAACACGGCGAGTATGGCAAGGTTGCCGGCCAGGAGGTCTACTCCTACTTCGTCCCGCTCACCGGAACCGGCGGCCAGATCAACGGCCTGCTCCAGTTGACCCGCAAAGGCAACGACTTCCGGCAGGACCTCATGCGCATCCGAATCCAGGGCGTCTTCTGGCTGCTTGCCAGTGTGCTGGTCATCTCGCTGCTTGTGGTTTTCGGCCACAACAAGATTCTGGGTGGGCACGTGGGCCGGCTGTATGCGACCATGAGGCGCGTCGCCGCAGGAGACAGAAGCTGCCGCGTGCAGCCGAGCGGCCCCCGCGAAACGACCCAGCTTGGCCGGGGTCTGAACTCCATGCTGGACAGCATGGACCGGGCCGAGCAGGAAATCGAACAGCGCAGGGCCATGCAGCGGGAGCTTGAGCAACGGCTGCGCCAATCCGAAAAACTCGCGGCCATCGGCCAGGTGGCGGCCGGCGTGGCGCACGAGCTCGGCACCCCGCTGAGCGTCATCGACGCCAAGGCCCAGCGGGCCTGCCGCAAGATTCCCCCGGACTCTTACGAAGCCCGGACGATGCTGCAGATTCGCGAGGAAGCCAGACGCATGGAGTTGATCATCCGCCAACTCCTCAACTTCAGCCACCGCGGCGCTTTGCGATACAGAAAACTGAATCCGGAGGACGTAGCGCGTTCCGCCGCCGGCGCTCTGGAGCACGAGGCCGACCAGAGGAATATCCAGCTGCTACTTGAGGGACAAAGCGATTGCGAAGGGTTCGAAGCCGATCCCATACGCATCGAGCAGGTGCTCGCAAACCTCCTCCGCAATGCGCTCCAGGCGCCGAATGCACGCCGCGTGCGTCTGTCCTGGCGATGCGGCACGGATGGTGGCGCCGTGTTCACGGTGGACGACGACGGCGACGGCATCGATCCTGACTCGGCCAGGCGACTTTTCGAGCCCTTCTTCACCACCAAGTCGCCAGGCGAAGGCACCGGCCTGGGGCTGGCCCTGGCTCAGAGCATCGTCGAAGAACATGGCGGACACCTCGCTACGGAGCGAAGCGACCTCGGCGGCGCACGGTTCGTTGTCACGCTTCCTGCCCGGCCGCCGCAAATCCAGGCAAATGAGGACCAGAACCATGCTGCCGGATGA
- a CDS encoding DUF4168 domain-containing protein — protein MSYAKKTLTMLLACGLLAGSVAIAGAQGTQGQGYGQQQGQQQGQSYTQTQPAPQQETTLTEQELDKVVDAYVDIREIQRDVEEKLANVESSDKAKDIQSKGYEQMISTVEKHGLDVPAYNSALQEIQADPQLQVVFQEKVDAAR, from the coding sequence ATGTCCTACGCGAAAAAGACCCTGACGATGCTTCTTGCCTGCGGCCTTCTTGCCGGTTCCGTCGCCATTGCCGGCGCCCAGGGAACGCAGGGCCAGGGGTATGGTCAGCAGCAGGGCCAGCAGCAAGGACAGTCCTACACGCAGACGCAGCCTGCCCCGCAGCAGGAAACGACCCTCACCGAGCAGGAGTTGGACAAGGTCGTGGATGCATACGTGGATATCCGGGAGATACAGAGAGATGTGGAGGAGAAGCTCGCGAACGTGGAAAGCTCCGACAAAGCCAAGGACATTCAGTCCAAAGGCTACGAGCAGATGATTTCCACGGTGGAGAAGCACGGCCTGGACGTGCCGGCTTACAACAGCGCGCTGCAGGAAATTCAGGCTGATCCGCAGCTGCAGGTGGTGTTTCAGGAAAAGGTCGACGCAGCACGGTAA
- the rfbD gene encoding dTDP-4-dehydrorhamnose reductase, with amino-acid sequence MSEAVNGTRALVLGGVTGMLGQSLVTVLEKAGWDVVAQSRHDVDVTKHSALDEYIADHKPDVVYNAIAYTAVDLAEDETAAAYELNKQLPAALGRSSKKQGFKLIHYSTDFAFDGRKQKPYVETDETHPLCVYGKSKIDGEKALLATEAPGALILRTAWLFGPGRKNFVQTILNLARERDQLNVVHDQIGSPTYTPDLARYSVELVNAGGEGIYHLVNSGQASWCELAAEAVHLAGLSCAIRAIPSSEYPQKATRPPYSVLSTEAFVNKTGTTPRPWVQALREYVFKDLGEIA; translated from the coding sequence ATGAGCGAAGCCGTCAACGGCACACGGGCACTCGTTCTGGGCGGCGTCACCGGCATGCTGGGCCAGTCGCTGGTGACGGTGCTTGAAAAGGCCGGGTGGGATGTCGTGGCCCAGAGCCGCCACGATGTGGACGTCACCAAGCATTCGGCGCTCGACGAGTACATCGCCGACCACAAGCCGGACGTGGTGTATAACGCCATCGCCTACACGGCCGTGGATCTGGCCGAGGACGAGACAGCAGCCGCGTACGAACTGAACAAGCAGCTCCCGGCCGCACTGGGCCGCAGTTCAAAAAAACAGGGCTTCAAGCTCATCCACTATTCCACGGACTTCGCCTTCGACGGACGCAAACAGAAGCCCTACGTGGAAACGGACGAGACGCACCCCCTGTGCGTGTACGGCAAGAGCAAGATCGACGGCGAAAAGGCGCTGCTCGCTACGGAAGCTCCCGGCGCCCTCATCCTGCGCACAGCGTGGCTGTTCGGTCCGGGTCGCAAGAATTTCGTACAGACCATTCTCAATCTGGCCAGGGAACGCGACCAACTGAACGTGGTGCACGACCAGATCGGCTCGCCCACCTACACGCCGGACCTCGCCCGCTACTCAGTGGAGCTTGTGAACGCCGGCGGCGAGGGCATCTATCACCTGGTCAACTCGGGCCAGGCCAGCTGGTGCGAACTCGCGGCCGAAGCCGTGCACCTGGCCGGGCTTTCCTGCGCCATCCGCGCCATACCGTCGTCCGAGTATCCGCAGAAAGCCACGCGGCCGCCCTATTCCGTGCTCAGCACGGAGGCCTTCGTGAACAAGACAGGCACCACGCCCCGGCCATGGGTCCAGGCTCTGCGGGAATACGTGTTCAAGGATCTGGGCGAAATCGCCTGA
- the rfbB gene encoding dTDP-glucose 4,6-dehydratase, which translates to MRLLVTGACGFIGANFLYYLFETDPDVYVVNLDKLTYAGNPLSVKPLEDEYGGSRYFFEHGDIKDPEVVGRIIEEHRIEAVVNFAAESHVDRSINDPSPFVVTNVQGTQNLLECARRAGLEQFVHVSTDEVYGTLGPEGKFTEQTPLAPNSPYSASKASADLFCRAYFETYGFPVAITRCSNNYGPYQFPEKLIPLMFFKAENNEPLPVYGDGRNVRDWIYVRDHCRGVDLTLRKGKPGRIYNFGGDAEKQNIEVVRTMLSLLGKPESLITYVKDRPGHDLRYAMDFSYAQMELGFEPEYTFERGLKETIDWYRNNRDWLENVQSGQYLEFMKQWYGERA; encoded by the coding sequence ATGCGACTCCTTGTCACCGGCGCGTGCGGCTTCATCGGCGCCAACTTCCTCTACTACCTGTTCGAGACCGACCCCGACGTATACGTCGTCAACCTCGACAAGCTCACGTACGCGGGCAACCCCCTGAGCGTGAAGCCCCTGGAGGACGAATACGGCGGCTCGCGGTATTTTTTCGAGCACGGCGACATCAAGGATCCCGAGGTGGTCGGCCGGATCATCGAGGAACACAGGATAGAGGCCGTGGTGAATTTCGCGGCGGAGAGCCATGTGGATCGCTCCATCAACGATCCTTCGCCATTCGTAGTGACGAACGTGCAGGGCACGCAGAATCTTCTGGAGTGCGCCCGCCGCGCCGGGCTCGAACAGTTCGTGCACGTATCCACGGACGAGGTGTATGGCACCCTGGGGCCGGAGGGAAAGTTCACCGAGCAGACTCCGCTGGCTCCCAACAGCCCGTACTCCGCTTCCAAGGCCTCGGCCGACCTGTTCTGCCGCGCCTATTTCGAGACTTACGGCTTCCCCGTTGCAATCACCCGCTGCTCCAACAACTACGGGCCTTACCAGTTCCCGGAAAAACTCATCCCCCTCATGTTCTTCAAGGCCGAGAACAACGAACCCCTGCCCGTGTACGGCGACGGCAGGAACGTGCGCGACTGGATCTACGTGCGCGACCACTGCCGCGGCGTGGACCTGACCCTGCGCAAGGGCAAGCCCGGCAGGATCTACAACTTCGGCGGCGACGCCGAAAAGCAGAACATCGAGGTGGTGCGCACCATGCTCTCCCTCCTCGGCAAGCCGGAGTCCCTCATCACCTATGTGAAGGACCGCCCCGGCCACGACCTGCGCTACGCCATGGACTTCAGCTACGCGCAGATGGAACTCGGCTTCGAGCCGGAATACACCTTCGAGCGCGGACTGAAGGAAACCATAGACTGGTACCGCAACAACCGGGACTGGCTGGAAAACGTGCAGAGCGGACAATACCTTGAATTCATGAAACAATGGTATGGAGAGCGGGCATGA
- a CDS encoding desulfoferrodoxin FeS4 iron-binding domain-containing protein, with translation MSNEGKKYKCEICGNVVQLIVDGGGELVCCGEPMQETNE, from the coding sequence ATGAGCAACGAAGGTAAAAAGTACAAGTGCGAGATCTGCGGCAACGTTGTCCAACTCATCGTCGACGGCGGCGGCGAACTCGTCTGCTGCGGCGAACCCATGCAGGAGACCAACGAGTAA
- a CDS encoding DUF3096 domain-containing protein codes for MDGYFPGKGSARRRVLSVAAPEATTPAAGKGPARRRELSVHLSGGVSRSSEILCYGVRWCGAGPHDSNEIQQEVFPMNMNIALQPLLALIAGILILIMPRLLNYVVAIYLIVVGVMGLLKL; via the coding sequence ATGGATGGGTATTTCCCGGGAAAAGGTTCCGCCAGGAGAAGGGTGTTGAGTGTTGCGGCTCCGGAGGCCACGACGCCGGCGGCGGGAAAAGGTCCCGCCAGGAGAAGGGAATTGAGTGTCCACCTGTCCGGCGGCGTGTCGCGCAGCAGTGAAATTTTGTGCTATGGTGTCCGCTGGTGCGGCGCCGGGCCGCATGATTCGAACGAGATACAGCAGGAGGTTTTCCCAATGAACATGAACATTGCGTTGCAGCCGTTGCTGGCCCTTATCGCCGGCATTCTCATTCTGATCATGCCGCGTTTGCTGAATTATGTAGTCGCGATTTACCTTATAGTCGTAGGTGTTATGGGGCTCTTGAAACTGTAG
- a CDS encoding NAD-binding protein, with product MRILMCGAGRITRELLKALGSGWKVTIIDKQEKATKAAGSIYPDVVKTFTEDATSPVVLDHAGMKQQDYVLALMSDDESNLVVARQAVDAGIKHVLSIVRDPENLEKFRSLDIRLVPTESMPANSILHYLQDPGIHVTPLVTGDVSVFELDAADHFRIVGRPVSAFNGETHRLVGIMRGNELVFPDDSMVISSDDRLMVIGKPETFKTFCALIECGNPHFPLAFGQGLLLALPAGTYSELSRLLNKGLYLAQNTQVKRATVLCPGEECGMDALARDWPLGISLSVKRVEEGNILDAVRDVYEKGTYGLVVVPPLESGFLRQFGKPRLISLSHELGCPVLVARFSMPYERILVPFSGTTRAEQALGIAVDIAKQLDCTITVAVVEEPEIISGEEEGKGTEQILTRIRELSRIHKMTFEEVVRRGNPVKELVKLSGFHDLLVVGATSLEPGIFSANVGEHLAEKASCSVLIVAG from the coding sequence ATGCGCATTCTGATGTGCGGAGCCGGCCGGATAACGCGCGAGCTGCTCAAGGCCCTGGGCAGCGGTTGGAAAGTGACGATCATCGACAAGCAGGAGAAGGCGACCAAGGCGGCGGGCTCCATCTACCCCGACGTGGTGAAGACGTTCACCGAGGACGCCACCAGCCCTGTGGTGCTGGACCATGCAGGCATGAAGCAACAGGACTACGTGCTCGCGCTCATGTCCGACGATGAATCGAACCTCGTTGTTGCGCGGCAGGCCGTGGACGCCGGGATCAAGCATGTGCTTTCGATCGTGCGCGATCCGGAGAATCTGGAGAAATTCAGAAGTCTGGATATCCGGCTGGTGCCCACGGAGTCCATGCCCGCGAACTCCATACTGCATTATCTGCAGGACCCGGGAATCCACGTGACGCCATTGGTGACCGGCGACGTCAGCGTATTCGAACTGGACGCGGCTGACCATTTCCGCATCGTGGGTCGTCCGGTCTCCGCCTTCAACGGCGAGACTCACCGGCTGGTGGGCATCATGCGCGGCAACGAACTCGTTTTTCCGGATGACTCCATGGTCATCTCGTCCGACGACAGGCTCATGGTCATCGGCAAGCCCGAAACCTTCAAGACATTTTGTGCGCTCATCGAGTGCGGAAATCCGCATTTTCCGCTGGCTTTCGGGCAGGGGCTTCTTCTGGCGTTGCCCGCCGGCACATATTCCGAACTCTCCCGCCTGCTGAACAAGGGACTGTATCTGGCGCAGAACACCCAGGTGAAGCGCGCCACAGTGCTGTGTCCCGGCGAGGAGTGCGGGATGGACGCCCTGGCCAGGGACTGGCCCCTGGGCATTTCCCTGAGCGTGAAGCGCGTGGAAGAGGGCAATATTCTGGATGCCGTGCGCGACGTGTACGAAAAAGGCACGTACGGCCTGGTTGTAGTGCCGCCGCTGGAGAGCGGATTCCTGAGGCAATTCGGCAAGCCGCGCCTCATCAGTTTGTCGCACGAGCTGGGTTGTCCGGTGCTGGTGGCGCGATTCTCCATGCCGTACGAGCGCATCCTTGTGCCCTTCAGCGGCACGACGAGGGCCGAGCAGGCCCTTGGCATCGCCGTGGATATAGCCAAGCAGCTGGACTGCACCATTACCGTGGCCGTGGTGGAGGAACCGGAGATCATCAGCGGCGAGGAAGAGGGCAAGGGTACAGAGCAGATTCTGACCCGCATCCGCGAGCTTTCGCGCATCCATAAGATGACGTTTGAAGAGGTGGTGCGCCGGGGCAACCCGGTGAAGGAATTGGTGAAACTCTCAGGCTTTCACGATCTGCTCGTTGTGGGGGCCACCAGTCTGGAGCCGGGCATTTTTTCCGCAAACGTAGGCGAGCATCTGGCCGAGAAGGCGAGTTGCTCCGTGCTCATCGTGGCCGGCTGA
- a CDS encoding cation:proton antiporter encodes MELHDALPLLLVTVAVAILPSVSRRLRVPSPVTEIMFGVLLGKSFLSLEMGGEWLPFLAHLGFLLLMFQAGMEINFTMLTRQLKREGPFQLSFFAATVLIALVGAYMLGQGMFTALILITTFPGLVMPVLKELGLGRSDYGQSLLMSAALADFLALLGITFVIMYHNHGLSWHMVQPLPLFLGFAALLWLLRLWAWWNPERAERIMKPDGDIDPQEQSVRYALALLFVFVGMSLLVGLEPVLGAFMGGAIISFVFREKERLESKISALGFGFLVPLFFIHVGMEFDVSNVLTAERLKFTAVLVVLAFLVKCLPGFLYPLWGKSLRRGLTGGLLLSSRLSLVVAAASVGLAEGLITEAFKDSVVLLALISCLAGPTLFKLTYKAPPKV; translated from the coding sequence ATGGAACTGCATGACGCCCTTCCGCTTTTGCTCGTCACCGTAGCGGTGGCAATTCTGCCCAGTGTTTCCAGACGCTTGCGCGTCCCTTCACCCGTTACAGAGATCATGTTCGGCGTGCTGCTGGGCAAGAGCTTTCTCTCGCTGGAGATGGGCGGGGAATGGTTGCCGTTCCTTGCGCATCTCGGATTTCTGCTGCTCATGTTCCAGGCCGGCATGGAGATCAACTTCACCATGCTCACCCGGCAACTCAAACGGGAAGGGCCGTTCCAGCTCAGCTTCTTTGCGGCCACGGTCCTCATCGCTTTGGTGGGGGCGTACATGTTGGGGCAGGGCATGTTCACTGCTCTCATCCTCATCACCACCTTTCCGGGGCTGGTCATGCCGGTGCTCAAGGAACTGGGGCTCGGCAGGAGCGACTACGGCCAGTCACTGCTCATGTCCGCAGCCCTGGCGGACTTCCTGGCGCTGCTCGGCATCACCTTCGTCATCATGTATCATAACCACGGCCTGTCCTGGCATATGGTTCAGCCGCTGCCGTTGTTCCTGGGTTTTGCCGCGCTGCTCTGGCTGCTGCGTTTGTGGGCGTGGTGGAACCCGGAGCGGGCCGAGCGGATCATGAAGCCGGACGGCGACATCGACCCGCAGGAGCAGTCCGTGCGCTATGCCCTGGCGCTGCTGTTCGTCTTCGTGGGCATGTCGCTGCTCGTGGGTCTGGAGCCCGTGCTCGGCGCGTTCATGGGCGGAGCGATCATTTCCTTCGTGTTCCGGGAGAAGGAGCGTCTCGAATCCAAGATTTCAGCGCTGGGCTTCGGCTTTCTGGTGCCGCTCTTCTTTATCCACGTGGGCATGGAGTTCGACGTGTCCAACGTGCTCACGGCGGAGCGGCTCAAGTTCACCGCCGTGCTCGTTGTTCTGGCGTTCCTGGTCAAATGCCTGCCCGGATTCCTGTATCCGCTGTGGGGCAAGTCGCTCAGACGGGGGCTCACCGGCGGTCTTCTGCTGTCCTCGCGACTGTCGCTCGTGGTGGCCGCCGCATCCGTAGGGCTTGCCGAAGGCCTGATCACGGAAGCGTTCAAGGACAGCGTCGTGCTGCTGGCGCTGATCTCCTGCCTGGCCGGCCCCACGCTCTTCAAGCTTACGTACAAAGCCCCGCCCAAGGTGTAG
- a CDS encoding DUF4129 domain-containing protein, with amino-acid sequence MAAGSDITPESARQLAEEVLAREHYELERHVVENALLEWLGDMLDPVARFLSKAIGGLIRFFGNIHDANPVLYWLILVSLSLLLVALLAHIVLTFRQALRERQRTGALTWAEAAEEGPDLLEKRARGAAQSEDYFLALSLLFQAGVLRLEMREDRPFQPAYTNREYLRRYETDPAHAPLARLAALLEHWYAGEPIGRKEYEDGADVYTSLRTLAASGGRG; translated from the coding sequence ATGGCCGCCGGGAGCGACATCACGCCGGAGTCCGCGCGGCAGCTGGCCGAGGAGGTCCTTGCGCGTGAACACTACGAGCTGGAAAGGCACGTAGTGGAAAACGCCCTGCTCGAATGGCTGGGAGACATGCTCGACCCGGTGGCCAGATTCCTGAGCAAAGCCATCGGCGGACTCATCAGGTTTTTCGGCAACATCCACGATGCGAACCCGGTCCTGTACTGGCTTATCCTCGTCAGTCTCTCTCTGCTGCTCGTCGCGCTTTTGGCGCACATCGTGCTGACATTTCGCCAGGCTCTGCGGGAGCGACAGCGCACCGGCGCGCTCACCTGGGCAGAGGCGGCGGAAGAGGGGCCGGACCTTCTGGAGAAACGCGCGCGAGGTGCGGCGCAATCCGAAGATTACTTCCTTGCGCTCAGCCTGCTGTTCCAGGCAGGCGTGCTGCGGCTTGAGATGCGCGAGGACCGGCCGTTCCAGCCGGCGTACACAAATCGCGAGTACCTGCGGCGCTACGAGACGGACCCGGCCCATGCGCCGCTCGCACGTCTGGCGGCGTTGCTCGAACACTGGTACGCCGGCGAGCCCATCGGCAGGAAGGAGTACGAGGACGGCGCCGACGTCTACACGAGCCTGCGTACGCTGGCCGCATCCGGAGGCAGGGGGTAG
- a CDS encoding DUF4350 domain-containing protein — MFKPKRVIIAAVVLAVLSMAGMLVSMLQPETHGGLAADTFGVRPHGIRAFYETVEAAGFEVRRGFAPPHAAMADENGAGWLILWRPEPGFVYRDERYLEELGAWVNSGGAVLFTPAFDAGAYFDTSSRCDEKDNEAIVSEQNGTDGKTVQQNKTSEEHERDEQQRRWTDAQRGWRAERFHVLEPLQRMGVGVKALALTDFAGRIAEEQDKLDAFLERQRDERERRRRERGACTDEDGPAQDRPTHEGPGQDGSGTYAPPHTIPADPNTTALNAPAVRVSARAETPQREYGWYDYQKFLRAMELDKRAERATGRSVSTRGELGSFWQGLDTVTMADETQYLPAPDEGEPEPDGALAFETHNGATGYLAAAYSKGKGLIVVVADPLILANAMLDKPGNAYTALGPLRHAGRSGAVVFDEFFHGLSVRGNPAWLLTRRPYGLVVLALTLAAAVWCWRSGFRLGPPLPPVEPSRRTVEEYLEAMSGLFLRGEKQAFLARELTAGVLWQLARRYRLGVGQDNLEAVSRAMARRDPDGARRLRDAVHELETLAAQRKPPVRRLVAAARELTRCL, encoded by the coding sequence ATGTTCAAGCCAAAGCGCGTGATTATCGCAGCCGTGGTCCTGGCCGTCCTCAGCATGGCGGGCATGCTCGTTTCCATGCTCCAGCCGGAAACGCACGGCGGACTCGCCGCCGATACGTTCGGGGTTCGCCCTCACGGCATCCGCGCATTCTACGAGACGGTGGAAGCGGCCGGGTTCGAGGTGCGCCGGGGGTTCGCGCCGCCCCACGCCGCCATGGCCGACGAAAATGGCGCAGGCTGGCTGATTCTGTGGCGGCCGGAGCCGGGCTTCGTATACCGGGACGAACGCTATCTCGAAGAGTTGGGCGCGTGGGTGAATTCCGGCGGCGCCGTGCTTTTCACGCCGGCCTTCGATGCCGGCGCGTACTTCGACACATCGAGCCGATGCGATGAGAAAGACAACGAAGCGATTGTCTCCGAGCAGAACGGTACGGATGGAAAAACAGTCCAGCAGAACAAGACCTCGGAAGAGCATGAAAGGGACGAACAGCAACGCCGGTGGACCGATGCCCAGAGGGGCTGGCGGGCTGAGCGCTTCCACGTGCTGGAGCCGCTGCAGCGCATGGGCGTCGGGGTCAAGGCGTTGGCCCTCACGGATTTTGCCGGCCGCATAGCCGAGGAACAGGACAAGCTCGATGCGTTTCTCGAACGCCAGCGCGACGAACGCGAGCGGAGAAGGCGCGAACGCGGAGCCTGCACGGACGAGGACGGTCCTGCGCAGGACAGACCGACGCACGAGGGGCCGGGCCAGGACGGATCGGGCACCTATGCACCGCCACATACAATTCCCGCAGACCCGAACACCACGGCCCTGAACGCCCCTGCCGTGCGCGTCTCGGCGCGCGCCGAGACGCCGCAGCGGGAGTACGGGTGGTACGACTATCAAAAATTCCTGCGCGCCATGGAACTGGACAAGCGTGCGGAACGAGCAACCGGCCGCAGCGTGAGCACGCGCGGCGAGCTGGGTTCCTTCTGGCAGGGGCTGGACACGGTGACCATGGCGGATGAGACGCAGTATCTGCCCGCGCCTGACGAGGGCGAGCCTGAGCCGGACGGAGCGCTCGCATTCGAAACCCACAACGGCGCCACCGGGTATTTGGCCGCGGCGTACAGCAAGGGCAAGGGGCTCATTGTAGTGGTGGCCGATCCGCTCATCCTGGCCAACGCCATGCTGGACAAGCCGGGCAACGCCTACACGGCCCTGGGACCGTTGCGCCATGCGGGACGAAGCGGCGCCGTGGTGTTCGACGAATTTTTCCACGGCCTGTCCGTGCGGGGCAATCCTGCGTGGCTGCTCACGCGCCGGCCATATGGCCTGGTGGTGCTGGCATTGACTCTCGCCGCCGCCGTGTGGTGCTGGCGCAGCGGCTTCCGGCTGGGTCCGCCCTTGCCGCCCGTGGAGCCGAGCCGCCGCACCGTGGAGGAGTATCTGGAGGCCATGTCGGGCCTGTTTCTGCGCGGTGAGAAACAGGCGTTCCTGGCGCGGGAACTCACGGCCGGCGTGCTCTGGCAGCTGGCCCGGCGGTACCGCCTTGGCGTGGGGCAGGACAATCTGGAGGCGGTGTCCAGGGCCATGGCCCGCCGCGACCCGGACGGCGCCAGGCGGTTGCGCGATGCCGTCCACGAACTGGAAACATTGGCCGCCCAGCGCAAGCCTCCGGTCAGGAGGCTCGTGGCAGCGGCCAGGGAGCTGACCCGATGTCTGTGA